A window of the Mus pahari chromosome 1, PAHARI_EIJ_v1.1, whole genome shotgun sequence genome harbors these coding sequences:
- the Ranbp6 gene encoding ran-binding protein 6 isoform X2, with the protein MRISQDPHPRVRAAACTTLGQMATDFAPSFQKKFHEIVITALLRTMENQGNQRVQSHAASALVIFIEDCPKSLLILYLENMVKSLHSILVIKLQELIRNGTKLALEQLVTTIASVADAIEESFIPYYDVFMPSLKHVVELAVQKELKLLRGKTIECISHVGLAVGKEKFMQDASNVMQLLLKTQSDLNNMEDDDPQTSYMVSAWARMCKILGKDFEQYLPLVIEPLIKTASAKPDVALLDTQDVENMSDDDGWQFVNLGDQQSFGIKTSGLEAKATACQMLVYYAKELREGFVEYTEQVVKMMVPLLKFYFHDNVRVAAAEAMPFLLECAKIRGSEYLSQMWQFICDPLIKAIGTEPDTDVLSEIMNSFAKSIEVMGDGCLNDEHLEELGGILKAKLEGHFKNQELRQVKRQEENYDQQVEMSLQDEDECDVYILTKVSDILHSLFSTYKEKILPWFEQLLPLIVNLICSSRPWPDRQWGLCIFDDIIEHCSPTSFKYVEYFRWPMLLNMRDNNPEVRQAAAYGLGVMAQFGGDDYRSLCSEAVPLLVKVIKCANSKTKKNVIATENCISAIGKILKFKPNCVNVDEVLPHWLSWLPLHEDKEEAIQTLNFLCDLIESNHPVVVGPNNSNLPKIISIIAEGKINETISHEDPCAKRLANVVRQIQTSEELWLECTSQLDDEQQEALQELLSFA; encoded by the exons ATGAGAATATCCCAG gATCCTCATCCAAGGGTAAGGGCTGCTGCCTGTACTACACTTGGACAGATGGCTACAGATTTTGCACCTAGTTTCCAAAAGAAATTCCATGAAATAGTGATTACAGCTTTGTTGCGAACCATGGAAAACCAAGGTAATCAGCGTGTGCAATCTCACGCAGCTTCTGCTCTTGTCATTTTTATTGAAGACTGCCCGAAATCATTGCTAATTCTCTATTTGGAAAATATGGTAAAAAGTCTCCACTCCATCTTGGTAATTAAACTTCAAGAGCTGATTCGGAATGGAACTAAGTTGGCCTTAGAACAACTTGTGACAACCATTGCTTCGGTTGCAGATGCAATAGAAGAAAGCTTTATTCCATATTATGATGTATTTATGCCTTCACTCAAACACGTTGTTGAGCTGGCTGTTCAAAAGGAACTCAAGCTTCTTCGAGGAAAAACTATTGAGTGCATTAGCCATGTTGGACTTGCTGTTGGGAAGGAAAAATTTATGCAAGATGCATCAAATGTGATGCAGTTACTGTTGAAGACACAATCAGACTTAAATAACATGGAAGATGATGACCCTCAGACTTCTTACATGGTTTCAGCCTGGGCTAGAATGTGTAAAATCCTTGGCAAAGACTTTGAGCAATATCTTCCACTGGTTATTGAGCCTCTTATCAAGACTGCTTCAGCTAAGCCCGATGTCGCTCTCTTAGACACACAGGATGTGGAGAACATGAGTGATGACGATGGCTGGCAGTTTGTAAACCTCGGAGACCAGCAAAGCTTCGGAATCAAAACTTCAGGACTTGAAGCAAAAGCAACTGCTTGCCAGATGTTGGTTTACTATGCTAAGGAGTTAAGAGAAGGATTTGTCGAATACACAGAACAAGTTGTGAAGATGATGGTTCCTctgctgaaattttattttcatgacaaTGTTCGAGTGGCAGCTGCGGAAGCCATGCCCTTTCTCTTGGAATGTGCAAAAATTCGTGGCTCAGAGTATCTTTCACAGATGTGGCAGTTTATATGTGATCCCTTAATCAAGGCAATTGGAACCGAACCTGATACAGATGTACTCTCAGAAATAATGAATTCTTTTGCCAAATCCATTGAAGTAATGGGAGATGGTTGTCTCAACGATGAACACttggaagaactgggaggaattTTGAAGGCAAAGCTTGAAGGGCACTTTAAAAATCAAGAGTTACGGCAAGtaaaaaggcaagaagaaaattATGACCAACAGGTTGAAATGTCTCTTCAAGATGAGGATGAATGCGATGTTTATATTCTGACCAAAGTATCAGATATTTTGCACTCATTATTTAGTACTTACAAGGAAAAAATTTTGCCATGGTTTGAGCAGCTACTCCCATTAATTGTAAATCTAATTTGTTCAAGTAGGCCATGGCCAGACAGACAGTGGGGACTATGCATATTTGATGACATCATAGAGCACTGCAGTCCAACCTCATTTAAGTATGTTGAGTATTTTCGATGGCCAATGCTTCTCAATATGCGAGACAACAACCCTGAAGTCAGACAAGCTGCTGCTTATGGACTGGGAGTCATGGCACAGTTTGGTGGAGATGACTATCGTTCCTTGTGTTCGGAAGCCGTTCCACTCTTGGTAAAAGTTATTAAGTGTGCAAattccaaaaccaaaaagaatgtgATTGCTACAGAGAACTGTATCTCAGCAATTGGAAAGATTCTAAAGTTTAAGCCCAACTGTGTAAACGTGGATGAAGTTCTCCCACACTGGCTATCATGGCTTCCGCTGCATGAAGATAAAGAAGAAGCTATTCAGACTTTGAATTTTCTCTGTGACCTAATTGAAAGCAACCACCCAGTTGTGGTTGGTCCAAATAATTCCAATCTTCCCAAAATCATCAGTATAATTGCAGAAGGAAAAATTAATGAGACTATTAGCCATGAAGACCCCTGTGCCAAACGCCTAGCTAATGTTGTCCGTCAGATACAGACTTCTGAAGAATTATGGTTGGAATGCACATCCCAACTAGATGATGAACAGCAGGAAGCTTTACAAGAGTTACTCAGTTTTGCTTGA
- the Ranbp6 gene encoding ran-binding protein 6 isoform X1, with protein sequence MAAAGSAGLPATVSEKQEFYQLLKNLINPSCMVRRQAEEVYENIPGLCKTTFLLDAVRNRRAGYEVRQMAAALLRRLLSSGFEEVYPNLPSEVQRDVKIELILAVKLETHASMRKKLCDIFAVLARNLIDENGTNHWPEGLKFLIDSIHSKNVVLWEVALHVFWHFPGIFGNQDRHDLDIIKRLLDQCIQDQEHPAIRTLSARAAATFVLANENNIALFKDFADLLPGILQAVNDSCYQDDDSVLESLVEIADTVPKYLGPYLEDTLQLSLKLCGDSRLSNLQRQLALEVIVTLSETATPMLKKHTNIIAQAVPHILAMMVDLQDDDDWVNADEMEEDDFDSNAVAAESALDRLACGLGGKVVLPMTKEHIMQMLQSPDWKCRHAGLMALSAIGEGCHQQMEPILDETVNSVLLFLQDPHPRVRAAACTTLGQMATDFAPSFQKKFHEIVITALLRTMENQGNQRVQSHAASALVIFIEDCPKSLLILYLENMVKSLHSILVIKLQELIRNGTKLALEQLVTTIASVADAIEESFIPYYDVFMPSLKHVVELAVQKELKLLRGKTIECISHVGLAVGKEKFMQDASNVMQLLLKTQSDLNNMEDDDPQTSYMVSAWARMCKILGKDFEQYLPLVIEPLIKTASAKPDVALLDTQDVENMSDDDGWQFVNLGDQQSFGIKTSGLEAKATACQMLVYYAKELREGFVEYTEQVVKMMVPLLKFYFHDNVRVAAAEAMPFLLECAKIRGSEYLSQMWQFICDPLIKAIGTEPDTDVLSEIMNSFAKSIEVMGDGCLNDEHLEELGGILKAKLEGHFKNQELRQVKRQEENYDQQVEMSLQDEDECDVYILTKVSDILHSLFSTYKEKILPWFEQLLPLIVNLICSSRPWPDRQWGLCIFDDIIEHCSPTSFKYVEYFRWPMLLNMRDNNPEVRQAAAYGLGVMAQFGGDDYRSLCSEAVPLLVKVIKCANSKTKKNVIATENCISAIGKILKFKPNCVNVDEVLPHWLSWLPLHEDKEEAIQTLNFLCDLIESNHPVVVGPNNSNLPKIISIIAEGKINETISHEDPCAKRLANVVRQIQTSEELWLECTSQLDDEQQEALQELLSFA encoded by the coding sequence ATGGCGGCGGCCGGGTCTGCAGGGTTGCCGGCGACCGTGTCGGAAAAGCAGGAGTTTTACCAGCTTCTGAAGAACCTGATCAATCCAAGCTGCATGGTGCGGAGGCAAGCCGAGGAGGTCTATGAGAATATCCCAGGTCTGTGTAAGACTACATTCCTCTTAGACGCCGTCCGAAATAGAAGAGCAGGTTATGAGGTGAGACAAATGGCTGCCGCACTGCTACGACGGCTTTTGTCCTCAGGGTTTGAGGAGGTCTATCCAAATCTACCTTCTGAAGTGCAGAGGGATGTCAAGATTGAACTGATATTGGCCGTTAAGTTAGAAACACATGCTAGCATGAGGAAAAAGCTTTGTGATATTTTTGCGGTGCTGGCCAGGAATTTGATAGATGAGAATGGCACTAACCATTGGCCAGAAGGTCTGAAATTCCTCATTGATTCGATTCACTCTAAAAATGTGGTTCTGTGGGAAGTTGCACTTCACGTTTTCTGGCACTTTCCTGGGATTTTTGGGAACCAAGATCGTCACGATTTGGATATCATCAAGAGGTTGTTGGACCAATGTATTCAAGATCAGGAGCATCCAGCAATCAGGACATTATCTGCTAGAGCTGCAGCTACGTTTGTCCTTGCTAATGAAAACAATATTGCTCTTTTCAAAGACTTTGCGGATTTGCTTCCTGGAATCTTACAGGCTGTGAATGATTCCTGCTACCAGGATGATGATTCCGTGCTAGAATCCCTTGTCGAGATTGCAGATACTGTACCTAAGTACTTGGGTCCCTATCTAGAAGATACTCTGCAGTTGAGTCTGAAGTTATGTGGAGACTCTAGGCTTAGTAATCTGCAACGCCAGCTGGCTCTGGAAGTAATAGTCACCTTATCTGAAACTGCAACTCCAATGTTGAAAAAGCATACAAATATTATTGCACAGGCTGTGCCTCATATATTGGCAATGATGGTTGACCTTCAAGATGATGATGACTGGGTAAATGCTGATGAAATGGAAGAAGATGACTTTGACAGCAATGCAGTTGCTGCTGAGAGTGCCCTAGACAGACTGGCTTGTGGACTTGGTGGGAAAGTTGTTTTGCCAATGACCAAGGAGCATATCATGCAGATGCTTCAAAGCCCTGACTGGAAATGTCGACATGCCGGATTAATGGCCTTATCAGCCATTGGAGAAGGTTGCCATCAGCAAATGGAACCAATTCTAGATGAGACGGTTAACTcggttttactttttcttcaggATCCTCATCCAAGGGTAAGGGCTGCTGCCTGTACTACACTTGGACAGATGGCTACAGATTTTGCACCTAGTTTCCAAAAGAAATTCCATGAAATAGTGATTACAGCTTTGTTGCGAACCATGGAAAACCAAGGTAATCAGCGTGTGCAATCTCACGCAGCTTCTGCTCTTGTCATTTTTATTGAAGACTGCCCGAAATCATTGCTAATTCTCTATTTGGAAAATATGGTAAAAAGTCTCCACTCCATCTTGGTAATTAAACTTCAAGAGCTGATTCGGAATGGAACTAAGTTGGCCTTAGAACAACTTGTGACAACCATTGCTTCGGTTGCAGATGCAATAGAAGAAAGCTTTATTCCATATTATGATGTATTTATGCCTTCACTCAAACACGTTGTTGAGCTGGCTGTTCAAAAGGAACTCAAGCTTCTTCGAGGAAAAACTATTGAGTGCATTAGCCATGTTGGACTTGCTGTTGGGAAGGAAAAATTTATGCAAGATGCATCAAATGTGATGCAGTTACTGTTGAAGACACAATCAGACTTAAATAACATGGAAGATGATGACCCTCAGACTTCTTACATGGTTTCAGCCTGGGCTAGAATGTGTAAAATCCTTGGCAAAGACTTTGAGCAATATCTTCCACTGGTTATTGAGCCTCTTATCAAGACTGCTTCAGCTAAGCCCGATGTCGCTCTCTTAGACACACAGGATGTGGAGAACATGAGTGATGACGATGGCTGGCAGTTTGTAAACCTCGGAGACCAGCAAAGCTTCGGAATCAAAACTTCAGGACTTGAAGCAAAAGCAACTGCTTGCCAGATGTTGGTTTACTATGCTAAGGAGTTAAGAGAAGGATTTGTCGAATACACAGAACAAGTTGTGAAGATGATGGTTCCTctgctgaaattttattttcatgacaaTGTTCGAGTGGCAGCTGCGGAAGCCATGCCCTTTCTCTTGGAATGTGCAAAAATTCGTGGCTCAGAGTATCTTTCACAGATGTGGCAGTTTATATGTGATCCCTTAATCAAGGCAATTGGAACCGAACCTGATACAGATGTACTCTCAGAAATAATGAATTCTTTTGCCAAATCCATTGAAGTAATGGGAGATGGTTGTCTCAACGATGAACACttggaagaactgggaggaattTTGAAGGCAAAGCTTGAAGGGCACTTTAAAAATCAAGAGTTACGGCAAGtaaaaaggcaagaagaaaattATGACCAACAGGTTGAAATGTCTCTTCAAGATGAGGATGAATGCGATGTTTATATTCTGACCAAAGTATCAGATATTTTGCACTCATTATTTAGTACTTACAAGGAAAAAATTTTGCCATGGTTTGAGCAGCTACTCCCATTAATTGTAAATCTAATTTGTTCAAGTAGGCCATGGCCAGACAGACAGTGGGGACTATGCATATTTGATGACATCATAGAGCACTGCAGTCCAACCTCATTTAAGTATGTTGAGTATTTTCGATGGCCAATGCTTCTCAATATGCGAGACAACAACCCTGAAGTCAGACAAGCTGCTGCTTATGGACTGGGAGTCATGGCACAGTTTGGTGGAGATGACTATCGTTCCTTGTGTTCGGAAGCCGTTCCACTCTTGGTAAAAGTTATTAAGTGTGCAAattccaaaaccaaaaagaatgtgATTGCTACAGAGAACTGTATCTCAGCAATTGGAAAGATTCTAAAGTTTAAGCCCAACTGTGTAAACGTGGATGAAGTTCTCCCACACTGGCTATCATGGCTTCCGCTGCATGAAGATAAAGAAGAAGCTATTCAGACTTTGAATTTTCTCTGTGACCTAATTGAAAGCAACCACCCAGTTGTGGTTGGTCCAAATAATTCCAATCTTCCCAAAATCATCAGTATAATTGCAGAAGGAAAAATTAATGAGACTATTAGCCATGAAGACCCCTGTGCCAAACGCCTAGCTAATGTTGTCCGTCAGATACAGACTTCTGAAGAATTATGGTTGGAATGCACATCCCAACTAGATGATGAACAGCAGGAAGCTTTACAAGAGTTACTCAGTTTTGCTTGA